DNA sequence from the bacterium genome:
AGACCGATCTCGAGACCTCCGAGGCGGCGTTTCTCGCGTCGGAAGACCTCGCCGCCCATCGCTTCGAGTTGGCCCACGACGACCCGGTGGCCGGTCGCAACTTCGACAGCTTCGTCCCCGCGGGCTTCGAGCGCGCGTTCTTGGAAGCACAGGGCGAGCTGCCGGATTGAACCCCGGCGTCCAGGATCACCGGGTCAGCGTCGCCCTGAGCGCCGAGCAGAGCCTCGAAGCCGTCGAGCGGGCCGCCGAGCTCTGGGGCGCCCAGTGGAACCGCCTCGGCACCGGGGGTCGACTCGAGATCCCGGTCCATGCCGGCGTTCGCCACGGGATCGTCACCGGGCGTCTGTGGACCGAGCCCGAGCGCGACGGCACCTCGGTCGTGGTTCGAGTCGAGTCCAGTCACTACTCACTCAAGAAGGGCGCCGTTTCGATTCTCGCCGTCGGCGCCCTGGGAGCTCTGGCGCTGACCCTCTGGCCGCTCTATCCGCCCCTTCTGGCGGTCGCTCCGCTGGCCCTGGTGTTCGCCTTCGTGGCCTGGCTGGTCATCGCCTCCCGCCTCCAGAGCGCGGGCGTTGAGGATTTCCTCAAGATGGTGGCGTCGGCCGGAGACGAGGACCGGCCGGGAGAGCCCAGCCGGCCGCCGGACTAAACGAGCCCAGGCCCGAGATCCGGGAATCTCAGTCGACTGCCGGCCGTTATACTGGGTGAGGTTCTTTGATTCCCTATGGGGGCGCTCCGGTTTCGACGGGGAACAGGGCGGTTCCGTAACTGCGTGTCGAGGTTTCCGCTCGTTAAAACGGAAAACCATAGTTGCCAACGATAATTTGGCATTGGCTGCTTAGACGCTAGCCACGCTCTCGCCGAGGCCTTGATTCACGGCACCGGCGAAGAGCGACACTGAAGTGGATCGAAAGGTGCGTGAGGCCTCGGAGCGTACCTGGATAATTTTCGGGGCTGGCCCTTGCGGCGGTGGCCGTCAGCCTAACCGCTCGGGCGAGACTTCAAATCGACGGCTACTCACGTAGACGTTGCGGGGACGCGTTCTTCGGACGTGGGTTCGAGTCCCACCGCCTCCACCAATTCGCGAACAACGAGCCGGGCTTACACGCCCGGCTCATTCTCTCTGCTCTTCGATCCAGGCTTCGACCCGCCGCTCCAAGATATCGAGCGGCATCGCGCCCTCGCCCAAAACGACTTCATGAAAGCCGCGCAGGTCGAAGCGCCTGCCCAGCCGCTTCTCGGCTCGCGCGCGCAGCTCCGAAATACGGAGCTCTCCTACTTTGTACGCCAGGGCTTGCCCCGGCCAGGCGATATAGCGATCGACTTCACGCTCGCTGCCGAGATAGTCGATGGCGCGCTTCCGGCTCCAGCCCAACGCGTGGAGACCCGTATCCACCACCAACCGCCGCGCGCGAAACAGCTCCGAGCGCAGAGCGCGGAGCTTCTGGTCGCGGGTCCGGTAGAGGCCGAGGTCCTCTCCGAGGCTCTCCGCATAGAGCGCCCAGCCCTCGCTGTACGCGGTGACGTGCCCGAACCGGCGGAAGCGAGGCAGACGCTCGAGCTCGCGCTGCAGCGAGATCTGGAAGTGGTGCCCCGGAATGGCCTCGTGCAGAAACAGAGCTTCGCTGGCCGCGCCCCGGGTCTCCGCATCGGCGTTGACGTAGAAGCGTCCGCGGCGCGACCCGTCGGGCGTACCGGCGACGTAGGACGCTCCGGGCGCCGAGCGGCGGCGGAACGCTTCCACGGGACGGATCTCGAAATCCGCTTCGGGAACAGTAGAGAACAACTCGCCGAGCCGGGGCTCGACGCGCTGTCGCAGCGCCCGGTAGCCGTCCAGCAAGCGTCCGCTGCCGGTGTCACCGGTGCCGGGCGTCGCGGCCCAGGGCCGGCCTTGGATCCGCCGGATCTCGGTGGTAATGCGCGCCACCTCCCGCCGGCCGATGCTGTGGACCTCCTCGGGTGTCAGCTCGGTCGTGGTCTCGGCGCGAACCCGAGACGCGTACCAGTCGAGGCCGCCGGGAAGATCCGACAGGCCGACCGAATCGCGGCAATGCGGCAGGTACTCGGCAATCAGAAAATCGCGCAGGCGCGCGTACCCCGGCACTACCTGATCGCGAATGGCCGCCAGATAGGCGGCCTCGAGCCGCTCGCGCTCCGGACCTGTGATCGCCGCCGGCATCCGCTCGATCGGGCCGTAGAAAACGCTCTCCCGCGGATCTTCGACGACCTGAGTCGCCACGAGCGGCAGCACCCGCTCGATCACGATCCGAGGCTGCACTACGCCCGCTTCGAGCCCCGTGCGCATATTGTCGATCGCCTGTTCGACCCACGGTCTCCAGCCGTCGAGGCGTGCGAGCCAGTTGTCGTAATCCCTTGCCGTCAGAAAAGGCTGCACCGAGCCGCCGCCGAGCACCGCCAGCACCACCGGCAGACTCTGCAGGTGATCGACCGGCAGCAAGTGGTCCGGAAAACCGAGAGCCTCGATGGCTTGCCTGCGGCCGTACCTGAAAAGCTCGAGCGTCAGTCGATCGGCTGAGTCCAGGGCCGCTTGATCGATGGCTTCGACCTGCGCCAAGAAGCGTCTCTCGAGATCCAGCTCCCGCGCGCGGTGCACTGGCGCGATATCGATCGTCAGCCGATCATCGAAGCGATGGTCCCCGTTATAGGTCGCGACCAGAGGGTTGAGCTCGAGCGACTTCTCGTAATACTGCTCGACGAGTTGATTCAGCCGGATCGACGGATCGTCTCCGGCTCTCAAGGCCACCGGCAAGAGAACAGCGCCGACAACCAGCTTCAAGAACCGACGACCGAAGCTCGGCCGCAAGACCACCATCATGGAGGACCATTATCGCAACCTAGAAGAGACTCGAATCCATGGCCGTGATGTCTGCAGCACTTCGGCCGGCACGGGTTTGAATCCCGTACGGTCTGCCTAACCTTCAGTCACCAACCCCCACGCGCGCGGGACGCGCCCTCCGGCCTCTCGCTACTCCACCTCGCAGAAGCAATACGCGTACATGCCGAAGGGGTCGTCGAAACCGGCCAGGGCGTTCGCGTACTCCTCCAGAGTGCCCAGAGCCAGCTTCTCGAGTGACGAGCGTTCGGTCCGGCCGGCGGCCTGGAAGCGATCGGCTACTTTCGATAGAACGTCGGCGAGGATGCGGTCCTTCCAGTCGAGCTCTTTTTCGACGTACTCGACCGAGTAGTCATCGCCGAGCTCGGCGAGCTCGGCGGCCGAAGCGATCGCCTCATCCAGACCGCCGAGCTTGTCGACCAGACCGATCTCGTGGGCGTCGACGCCGCTCCAGACTCGGCCTCGAGCAATCTTGTCGACTTCCTCCGTCGTCATGTCACGCGCCTCTGCCACGCGTTCGAGGAAGTCTCTGTAACCCTTCTCGACCACCTGGGTTGCGACCTCTATGACGCGCGGGTCCAGGGCCCGGTCCGGCCGGCCCTGACCGGCGATCCAGGTCGTGCCGACGCCGTCGATCCGAGTGCCGAGATGCTTGGCCAGAGGCTTCTGAAAGGTCGGCAACATGCCGAAAATGCCGATCGAGCCGGTGATCGTGTTGGGGTTCGCCCAGATCTCGTCCGAGGCCGTCGAGATCCAGTAGCCACCCGAGGCGGCGACGCCGGCCATCGAGACCACGACCTTCTTGCCGGCCTCGCGGGCGAGTACGAACTCCTGTCGAATGAGCTCGGAGGCGAAGGCGCTGCCGCCGCCCGAGTCGACCCGGAGCACGACCGCCTTGACGTCCTCGTCGTTGCGAGCCCGGCGAATCAGGGCCGCCGTCGAGTCGCCGCCGATGGTTCCCGGAGGTTGGTTGCCGTTGAGAATCGAGCCCTTGGCAACCACCACGGCGACCTTGCCGCTCTTGCCCTTCTTGAGGTCCGGGCCCACCACTTCCAGATAGTCGGCGTGACCGATGCGATGGAAGCTCTGGTCTTCCTCGTCCTCTCCGACCAGCTCGATCATGCGCTGGCGAAGCAGGTCCCGCCCGCCGACGTGGTCCACCAGACCGCTGTCGAGCGCCAGCTGGGCGATGTCGCCGTCGGCCTCGGCCAGGTGCGCGTTCAGGTTGTCGACACCTTCGGTCAACGTCTCCGGGGTCAGGCCCCGCCCGACGGCGACGTCCGCCAGATAGGAGCTCCAAAGATCCCCCAGCCACTCGAGGTTCGCTTCCTTGGCCTCATCCGACATGCTGTCTCTCAGGAAGGGCTCGACCGCGGACTTGAACTCGCCCACCCGGACGATGTTGCTGTCGACCTCGAGCCGTTCGAGACCCTCCCGGTGGTAGGCGCGAAATCGCCCGCAACCGTCCAGCAGAACGACTCCCATGTCGGCGAGGTAGATCTCGTCAGCCGTCGAAGCCAGGTAGTACTGCGTCTTCAGATACATGTCCGCGGTTGCGATCACCGGCTTCTCGGACTCTTTGAACTCCTCGATGGCGGCCTTCAGGTCCTGCAGCATGGCGGGTCGGGCGCCGGTCAGGCTGTTGAGGTCAAGCAGCAGGGCCTTGACTCGCTCATCGTCTTTCGCCGCTCGAATCGTCCGCACGAGATCCCGGCCGAGAGTCTCGGGCCGGGCAGAGCCGGTGAGCTTGCCCTTGGCGAGCTCGATCGAGTCGCCGGCGAGCTGCTCGACGATCTGGCCCTTGGGGGCGATCACGAGAGCGGTGGAGTCGCGGACCTTGGGCTTGTCGGAGCGCAAGGCGACGACCAGGACCGCGACCACGAGCGCGACAAAGAGCACGTCCATCGTGAACCGCCGCGCCCTGCCGACGCCACGCCAGGCGCCTACCAGAATGCTTCGCAGGCCGTTTCTGTTTACTTTCTTCATGACGGTCTCTCCCGGAGTAAGTGCGGCCCGTGCCCGCGTGTGTACCTACGGAGGCTCTCTCGGCCTCCAAGGTTCAATACGGTACCAGGCGCGGACTGTTCCAAGCCCTCTGCTAACGTCCCGGGCCATGTCTGTCGCTCGGCGCCCAGTCGCCCCGGCCGTGTTGCTTTCGGCGCTGTTGGCGCTCCTCGCCGCCCCGGGAGCTCGCGCGAGCTCGGAACCGGACGTTTCACTCGACCGCGGCAAGAAAGTCCACAGGAACCACTGCCTCGAGTGTCACGGCAAAGACGGCCGGGGCGACGGCGAGAGGGCCCGGCGGCTCGGCTTCAAGCCGCGTGATTTCACTCTGGGCTCGTTCAAGTGCCGGTGCACTCCGAGCGGCAGCCTGCCCACCGACGAGGACCTGCTGCGGGTCGTCACGCGCGGCCTTCCCGGAACCCCCATGAAGGGCTACGAGGAGGCGATTTCCGAAGTCGATCGGCGAAGCGTGGTCGAATACGTCAAGAGCCTGTCTCCGGCCTTCGCCGACCAACCGACGCCGCAGTGCCTCGAGGTGCCGACGCCGGAGCCCTCGAGCGATCAAAGCGTGGCCGAGGGCCGGCAGGTCTACCGGCTGCTGAGATGCTAGACCTGTCACGGCGTCGAGGGTCGCGGCGACGGGCCGGCGGCGAAGACGCTGCTCGACGATTGGGGCAATCGGATCCGCGTCTACAACTTCACCCGGCCCGGGCGATTCAAGTGCGGCGGGGAGGACCGGGATCTCTATCGCTTCTTGCACACTGGGCTGGCGGGCTCGCCCATGCCCTCGTACTCGACCGCCCTCGTGTTCTCACGCGAGAGCGCCGGCAACCTCGACGGATTGAGCGGGGCCTTCTGTGCCGCCGAGCTCGAGGAGCTCGGAAGGTACCTCGACGAACAGCCAGACTCGGTTGCGCTCGGCTCGATGACCGACGGCGAGAGCCGGGCCTTGAGCGACCATCGCGCCTGGGCGCTGATTCACTTTCTGCGCTCCCTGGTCGCTCCCTGAGCGGTCCCCTGCCGGCGCCAGACTCCTCTCGCGATGAACCCAAACCGCTCGCTCCACTGGTAGGCTTCGCCGAGGGAGAAGGAAGCACGATGAAGCAAAAGCAGGAACTCCAAACGCTCGTTCTCGCGGCCGCGATGATTCTCATCGTTGGCTGCGCGAGCCAACCCGTGAGCACCCCGCAAGCCATGAACACCTCCGCCGTCTCCGAGCCCGAGATCGACTCCGAATCGAAGCTCGAGCAAGCCGAAAACCCCCTGCTGGAAGAGTGGACCGGTCCCTACGGAGGCGTGCCGGCATTCGATCGGATGAAGATCGAGGACCTGAAGCCCGCGCTTCGAACCGGCATGGCGATGAACCTGGAAGAGATCGACGCGATCGCCGCCAACCCCGAGCCGCCGACTTTCGAGAACACCATCGTCGCCCTGGAAAGCTCGGGCCGCAATACCGGGAGGATCCTAAGCTACTGGGGAATCTGGCGATCGAACCGATCGACACCGGAATCACGGGCGGTGCAGCAGGAGATGGCTCCCGAGCTCGCCCAGTTCCGTTCCAAGATCACCCAGAACGCAACTCTCTTCGAGCGCATCAAGTCGGTCTACGAAAGCGACGAGATGAAGGCGCTGCGTCCGGACCAGCAGCGCTTGGTGTGGCTCGTCTACGACGGCTTCGCGCGCAACGGCGCGACCCTCGACGACGAGGCCAAGGAGCGCTATGCGGCGATCAACCAGGAACTGGCCGAGCTTCATTCGAAGTTCTCGAACAATGTGCTGGCCGACGAGGAAGGCTACGCCGAGTATCTAGCCGAGGACCAGCTGAGCGGCCTGTCCGACTCCTTCGTCAAAGCCGCGGCGGCAGCCGCGGCAGAGCGTGGCCACGAGGGCAAATACGCGATCACCAACACCCGGTCATCGATGGATCCGTTCCTGACCTTCTCCGACGAGCGTGACCTGCGCGAGAAGGTCTGGCGGACCTACTACTCCCGTGGCGACAACGGGGACGAGCACGACAACAACGCCCTAATTCCCGAGATCCTGCGACTGCGTCGCGAGCGCGTTCAGCTTCTCGGTCATGCCAGCTACGCCGACTGGCGACTCGAGAACCGAATGGCCAAGACCCCGGAGCAAGCGCTCGAGTTGATGGAAACGGTTTGGCCGGCAGCGCTCGCGCGGGTCGGCGAAGAGGTCGCCGACATGCAGGCGATTGCCGACGCCGAAGGCGCCGGTATCACCATCGAGCCCTGGGACTATCGCTACTACGCCGAGAAGGTCCGCAAGGCGAAATACGATCTCGACTCCGACGAGGTCAAGCAGTACCTACAGCTCGACAAACTGCGCGCGGCCATGTTCTTTGTCGCCGGCGAGCTGTTCGATTTCACCTTCAACCCGGTTCCGGAAGGTTCCGTGCCCGTCTTTCACGAGGACGTCAAGGTTTGGGAGGTCTCCAAGAAGACCTCGGGCGGTCTCGTCGGGCTCTGGTATCTCGACCCCTACGCGCGCACCGGCAAGCGTTCGGGCGCCTGGGCCACGACCTATCGCGGCCACGAGACCTTCGACGGCAAGAAGACCGTCCTCGGCTCCAACAACTCGAACTTCATCAAGGGCGCGCCCGGAGAGGCCGTGCTGGTTTCATGGGACGACGCTTCGACCCTGTTCCATGAGTTCGGCCATGCCCTGCACTATCTCTCCTCCAACGTCGCCTACCCGACACTCAACGGCGGCGTTCGCGACTACACCGAGTTTCAGTCGCAGCTCTTGGAGAGATGGCTGCTGACCGACGAGGTGATCGACCGGTTTCTCGTCCATCACCAAACCGGGGAGCCGATCCCCGACGATCTGGTCGCCAAGATCAAGAAGGCCGACACGTTTAATCAGGGCTTCGCGACCACGGAGTATCTGGCCTGCGCTTTGATGGACATGAAGTACCACACGATGAACCCGGCGGATCTCGACGTCGACGCCTTCGAGCGCGCGGCCCTCGGCGAGCTCGAGATGCCGAATGAGATTCCGATGCGCCATCGAACGCCGCATTTCGGCCACATCTTCAACAACGAGAACTACGCCGCCGGTTACTACGGTTACATATGGGCCGATGTCCTGACGGCCGACGCGGCCGAGGCGTTCCAGGAGGCTCCGGGCGGTTTCTACGACAAGGCGCTCGCCAAGAAGCTCGTCGAGCAACTGTTCGCGGTGCGCAATGCCGTCGACCCGGCGGAGGCCTACCGTGCCTTTCGCGGCCGTGACCCGGAGATGGAAGCCCTGATGCGAGATCGCGGATTCCCCGTACCGGCGAGGGAGGGTTCAGCGGTGGAGGGCTCCGGCGCGGGCGAGTAGCTCGACGCGGGCCTCCGGGCCAATCCCAATGCCGATCTGAGCCGATCTGAGATGAAAGAGAAGCACATCCGCATTCGCATCGAGCAATGCCTGGCTCTGGCCAAAGCCTCGAACTGCCCCCGGCGCAAGTTCGGCGCTCTGCTTCTCGACCCCGAGCGCAACGTCACCCTGATGGACGGCTACAACGGCGGTCCGCGCGGCGGTGGCGAGCTCTGCGGCGGCGAGGTCTGCCTGCGAGACAGTCAGGAGATCCGATCCGGGACCCACATGGAGATCGGCTGTCACCACGCCGAAATGAACGTGGTCTGCAACTGTGCCGCCTCCGGCGTGCCGACCAAGGGCGCCTGGCTGCTGATCACTGGTGAGCCCTGTATGCTGTGTGCGAAGCTCATCCACCACGCCGGCATCACGAAAGTCATCGTCGTCGGCGGCGGCTATGCCGGCAAGAACGGCGTCGGCTATCTCGCCGATCACGGAGTCGCGGTCGAGAGCGTCGAAGGTCCTCAGGACCATCGTCTGACCGCTATCACCTAGGGGCCGGCTTTAGCCTGCCTGTTGCGCGAACGCGCGCGCGATCGACTCCGTATACGGGGCCTCGAGCACGCCGGCATCGGTGATGATCGCCGCGATCAGCTCGTTGGGAGTGACGTCGAAAGCGAAGTTGGCCGCCGGTGCGGCCGCCGGTGCGACCGTCGTACCGAAGACCTCGGTGACCTCATTGGCCGAGCGTTCTTCAATGGGAATTTCGTCGCCGGTCGGTGTCAACCGATCAATAGTCGACAGCGGTGCGGCGACATAGAACGGCACGTTGTGCCGGTTCGCCAGCACGGCCACGGTGTAGGTACCGATCTTGTTGGCGGCGTCGCCGTTGGCGGCAATCCGGTCGGCGCCGACCACGACACGATCGACCAGGCCCCGAGCCATGAGCGTGCCGCAGCTCGAATCGGTCACGACCTTGAACGGAATGTCGAGCCGCTGCAGCTCCCAGGCGGTCAGGCGCGCGCCCTGGAGAAGCGGCCGGGTCTCGTCCACCCAAACCTGGGAGACCTTGCCCTGGTCGTGAGACGCCTGGATGACTCCCAGAGCGGTGCCGTAGCCGGCGGTCGCGAGCGCGCCCGTGTTGCAGTGCGTGAGCACCCGGTCGCCGGCGGCGAACAGGGTCGCTCCGTGCGCGCCCATGCGTCGATTCGAAGCCACGTCCGCGGCATGGAGCTCGTGCGCCCACGCCAGCAGCCCGGCGATTCTCTTCTCGTCGGGCAATCCCCGGGTCTGGTCGAACACCTTGCGGCCGCGCTCGAGGGCCCAGCGCAAGTTGACCGCGGTCGGCCGGGTCGCGCCCAGAAGCTCCGACACCTCGACGAAGCGCTCCTCCAAGCTCTGATCGTCTGCGCGCGTGTTCAAGCCCACCACCAGACCGTAGGCCGCGGAGACCCCGATGGCCGGAGCGCCGCGCACACTCAAACGGTAAATCGCGGCGGCGACGTCTTCGGGTCGCTCACAGTCCAGCCAGGTCTCCTCCCGCGGCAACCGGGTCTGATCAAGAAGCTTCAAGCCGCCGTCCTGCCAGCGGATCGGACTGAAAGTGGCCGGGTTCTGACTCATGGCCGTATTCTAGTGGTCGCGGCGGGTCTTTTCGGCGTCTCGTCGAGCCAGCCCGGAGTGCCGCTGCCGGCCAGGCTCCGCCGAGAGCGCTGCTAGAATCTCGCCGGCTTGCTCACGCCGGTCCGCTTCGGCCGGCGTTTGTCGTTGAGGAGATACCCCTTTGAAAGGCGATTCCAGAAAACTCGGCTTTTCGACCCGCGCGATTCATGCCGGGCAATCACCCGACCCGGTCACCGGCTCGGTCACGGTCCCGATCTACCAGACCTCCACCTACATGTACGAGGAGCTCGGGGTCCACAAGGGCTACGAGTACGCGCGCGTTCAGAATCCCACCCGGGAGGCCCTGGAAGCGAACATCGCTTCACTCGAAGGGGGGCTCGCCTGCCACGCTTTCGCCTCGGGCATGTCGGCGATCGCGACTCTCCTGACCCTGGTCAGGGCCGGTGAGCATGTCGTCTGTTCGCGCAACGTGTACGGCGGCACCTATCGCTTTTTTCATCACGTCCTCGAGCGCTACGACCTTTCGTTCTCCTGGGTGGACTCCCCCGACCTGGCAACGATTGAGCGCGCCATCACGCCTGAGACCAAGCTCGTCTACATCGAAACGCCCACCAACCCGATGATCGAGGTCACCGACATCGCCGGCGCCGCCGAGATTGCTCATGCGCGTGGGGCTCAGCTGGCCGTGGACAATACCTTCATGTCCCCCTACTTCCAGCAGCCGCTCGAGCACGGCGCCGATTTCGTGATCCACTCGACGACCAAGTTTCTGAACGGCCACAGCGACTCGATCGGCGGCGCTCTGGTCAGCAAGCACGAGAAGGACGCCGAGTGGTTCGGCTTCGTGCAGAAGTCGGAAGGCGCCATTCTCAGTCCCTTCGACTCGTTTCTGG
Encoded proteins:
- a CDS encoding M3 family metallopeptidase, with the translated sequence MILIVGCASQPVSTPQAMNTSAVSEPEIDSESKLEQAENPLLEEWTGPYGGVPAFDRMKIEDLKPALRTGMAMNLEEIDAIAANPEPPTFENTIVALESSGRNTGRILSYWGIWRSNRSTPESRAVQQEMAPELAQFRSKITQNATLFERIKSVYESDEMKALRPDQQRLVWLVYDGFARNGATLDDEAKERYAAINQELAELHSKFSNNVLADEEGYAEYLAEDQLSGLSDSFVKAAAAAAAERGHEGKYAITNTRSSMDPFLTFSDERDLREKVWRTYYSRGDNGDEHDNNALIPEILRLRRERVQLLGHASYADWRLENRMAKTPEQALELMETVWPAALARVGEEVADMQAIADAEGAGITIEPWDYRYYAEKVRKAKYDLDSDEVKQYLQLDKLRAAMFFVAGELFDFTFNPVPEGSVPVFHEDVKVWEVSKKTSGGLVGLWYLDPYARTGKRSGAWATTYRGHETFDGKKTVLGSNNSNFIKGAPGEAVLVSWDDASTLFHEFGHALHYLSSNVAYPTLNGGVRDYTEFQSQLLERWLLTDEVIDRFLVHHQTGEPIPDDLVAKIKKADTFNQGFATTEYLACALMDMKYHTMNPADLDVDAFERAALGELEMPNEIPMRHRTPHFGHIFNNENYAAGYYGYIWADVLTADAAEAFQEAPGGFYDKALAKKLVEQLFAVRNAVDPAEAYRAFRGRDPEMEALMRDRGFPVPAREGSAVEGSGAGE
- the sppA gene encoding signal peptide peptidase SppA is translated as MKKVNRNGLRSILVGAWRGVGRARRFTMDVLFVALVVAVLVVALRSDKPKVRDSTALVIAPKGQIVEQLAGDSIELAKGKLTGSARPETLGRDLVRTIRAAKDDERVKALLLDLNSLTGARPAMLQDLKAAIEEFKESEKPVIATADMYLKTQYYLASTADEIYLADMGVVLLDGCGRFRAYHREGLERLEVDSNIVRVGEFKSAVEPFLRDSMSDEAKEANLEWLGDLWSSYLADVAVGRGLTPETLTEGVDNLNAHLAEADGDIAQLALDSGLVDHVGGRDLLRQRMIELVGEDEEDQSFHRIGHADYLEVVGPDLKKGKSGKVAVVVAKGSILNGNQPPGTIGGDSTAALIRRARNDEDVKAVVLRVDSGGGSAFASELIRQEFVLAREAGKKVVVSMAGVAASGGYWISTASDEIWANPNTITGSIGIFGMLPTFQKPLAKHLGTRIDGVGTTWIAGQGRPDRALDPRVIEVATQVVEKGYRDFLERVAEARDMTTEEVDKIARGRVWSGVDAHEIGLVDKLGGLDEAIASAAELAELGDDYSVEYVEKELDWKDRILADVLSKVADRFQAAGRTERSSLEKLALGTLEEYANALAGFDDPFGMYAYCFCEVE
- a CDS encoding cytidine deaminase; its protein translation is MKEKHIRIRIEQCLALAKASNCPRRKFGALLLDPERNVTLMDGYNGGPRGGGELCGGEVCLRDSQEIRSGTHMEIGCHHAEMNVVCNCAASGVPTKGAWLLITGEPCMLCAKLIHHAGITKVIVVGGGYAGKNGVGYLADHGVAVESVEGPQDHRLTAIT
- a CDS encoding PLP-dependent transferase — translated: MKGDSRKLGFSTRAIHAGQSPDPVTGSVTVPIYQTSTYMYEELGVHKGYEYARVQNPTREALEANIASLEGGLACHAFASGMSAIATLLTLVRAGEHVVCSRNVYGGTYRFFHHVLERYDLSFSWVDSPDLATIERAITPETKLVYIETPTNPMIEVTDIAGAAEIAHARGAQLAVDNTFMSPYFQQPLEHGADFVIHSTTKFLNGHSDSIGGALVSKHEKDAEWFGFVQKSEGAILSPFDSFLVLRGLKTLAVRMERHEVNGRAVARFLAGHPKVRSVLYPGLSDHPGHETQKKQASGFGALIAFDLGGRSAAKTFLDRLELLSLAESLGGVETLISHPASMTHASVPPERQAELGISEGLVRVSVGIEDREDLLADLEQALSAL
- a CDS encoding cytochrome c — translated: MSVARRPVAPAVLLSALLALLAAPGARASSEPDVSLDRGKKVHRNHCLECHGKDGRGDGERARRLGFKPRDFTLGSFKCRCTPSGSLPTDEDLLRVVTRGLPGTPMKGYEEAISEVDRRSVVEYVKSLSPAFADQPTPQCLEVPTPEPSSDQSVAEGRQVYRLLRC
- the mtnA gene encoding S-methyl-5-thioribose-1-phosphate isomerase, coding for MSQNPATFSPIRWQDGGLKLLDQTRLPREETWLDCERPEDVAAAIYRLSVRGAPAIGVSAAYGLVVGLNTRADDQSLEERFVEVSELLGATRPTAVNLRWALERGRKVFDQTRGLPDEKRIAGLLAWAHELHAADVASNRRMGAHGATLFAAGDRVLTHCNTGALATAGYGTALGVIQASHDQGKVSQVWVDETRPLLQGARLTAWELQRLDIPFKVVTDSSCGTLMARGLVDRVVVGADRIAANGDAANKIGTYTVAVLANRHNVPFYVAAPLSTIDRLTPTGDEIPIEERSANEVTEVFGTTVAPAAAPAANFAFDVTPNELIAAIITDAGVLEAPYTESIARAFAQQAG
- a CDS encoding DUF885 domain-containing protein, coding for MMVVLRPSFGRRFLKLVVGAVLLPVALRAGDDPSIRLNQLVEQYYEKSLELNPLVATYNGDHRFDDRLTIDIAPVHRARELDLERRFLAQVEAIDQAALDSADRLTLELFRYGRRQAIEALGFPDHLLPVDHLQSLPVVLAVLGGGSVQPFLTARDYDNWLARLDGWRPWVEQAIDNMRTGLEAGVVQPRIVIERVLPLVATQVVEDPRESVFYGPIERMPAAITGPERERLEAAYLAAIRDQVVPGYARLRDFLIAEYLPHCRDSVGLSDLPGGLDWYASRVRAETTTELTPEEVHSIGRREVARITTEIRRIQGRPWAATPGTGDTGSGRLLDGYRALRQRVEPRLGELFSTVPEADFEIRPVEAFRRRSAPGASYVAGTPDGSRRGRFYVNADAETRGAASEALFLHEAIPGHHFQISLQRELERLPRFRRFGHVTAYSEGWALYAESLGEDLGLYRTRDQKLRALRSELFRARRLVVDTGLHALGWSRKRAIDYLGSEREVDRYIAWPGQALAYKVGELRISELRARAEKRLGRRFDLRGFHEVVLGEGAMPLDILERRVEAWIEEQRE